In the genome of Cheilinus undulatus linkage group 6, ASM1832078v1, whole genome shotgun sequence, one region contains:
- the LOC121510915 gene encoding steroid 17-alpha-hydroxylase/17,20 lyase, giving the protein MAVFLCLCLFLAVSLTLLALLVKLRVSSHGPREPPCLPSLPLIGSLLSLQSPHAPHVLFKELQQKYGQMYSLMMGSHRVIIVNHHTHAKEVLMKKGKIFAGRPRTVTTDILTRDGKDIAFGDYSATWRFHRKIVHGALCMFGEGSAAIVKIISAEAQSLCTVLSGAAAAGLALDLSPELTRAVTNVICALCFKSSYRRGDPEFEAMLSYSQGIVDTVAKDSLVDIFPWLQIFPNADLRLLKQCVAVRDQLLQKQYDQHKADYSDHVQRDLLDALLRAKRSAENNNTAEISADSVGLSEDHLLMTVGDIFGAGVETTSTVLKWAVTYLIHYPQVQRHIQEELDSKVGGDRSPQLSDRGSLPYLEATIREVLRIRPVAPLLIPHVALSDSSIGDFTVRRGTRVIINLWSLHHDEKEWKNPELFDPGRFLNSDGTGPIIPSPSYLPFGAGIRVCLGEALAKMELFLFLSCILQRFTLSVPAGYPLPSLEGKFGVVLQPAKYKVNATLRPGWERVKSQPC; this is encoded by the exons AtggctgtgtttctgtgtctgtgtttgtttttggccGTGAGTCTGACTTTGTTAGCGCTGCTGGTGAAGCTCAGGGTGTCTTCGCACGGTCCTCGGGAGCCACCTTGCCTTCCATCCCTACCGCTCATCGGCAGTCTTCTGAGTTTGCAGAGCCCACATGCTCCTCatgtgcttttcaaagagcttcAGCAGAAATATGGACAGATGTACTCTCTGATGATGGGCTCCCATCGTGTCATCATCGTCAACCATCACACTCATGCCAAAGAAGTGTTAATGAAGAAGGGGAAGATCTTTgcaggcagacccagaact GTAACCACAGATATTCTGACCAGAGATGGGAAGGACATTGCATTTGGAGACTACAGTGCTACCTGGAGATTTCACAGAAAAATAGTGCATGGAGCTCTGTGCATGTTTGGAGAAGGCTCTGCAGCCATCGTAAAGATTA TCTCTGCAGAGGCTCAGTCTCTCTGCACTGTCCTGTCTGGGGCTGCAGCTGCTGGTCTGGCTCTGGATCTGTCCCCTGAGCTGACCCGGGCTGTCACCAATGTGATCTGTGCTCTCTGCTTCAAGTCCTCCTACCGCCGAGGAGACCCGGAGTTTGAGGCCATGCTTTCCTACAGCCAGGGTATCGTGGATACGGTGGCCAAGGACAGCCTGGTGGACATCTTCCCCTGGCTACAG ATTTTTCCCAACGCTGACCTGCGGCTCCTCAAGCAATGTGTTGCAGTCAGAGACCAACTACTGCAGAAGCAATATGATCAGCACAAG GCCGACTACAGCGACCACGTGCAGCGAGACCTGCTGGATGCTCTGCTGAGGGCCAAGCGCAGCGCAGAGAACAACAACACAGCAGAGATCAGTGCAGACTCTGTGGGCCTCAGTGAAGACCACCTCCTCATGACTGTGGGAGACATCTTTGGAGCTGGCGTGGAAACCACCAGCACCGTGCTCAAATGGGCTGTGACTTACCTCATCCATTACCCACAG gttCAGAGACACAtccaggaggagctggacagTAAAGTAGGAGGAGACCGATCCCCCCAGCTCAGTGACAGAGGCAGTCTGCCGTACCTGGAGGCCACCATCAGGGAGGTCCTGAGGATCCGCCCCGTGGCCCCTCTGCTCATCCCCCATGTGGCTCTGAGTGACAGCAG CATCGGGGATTTCACGGTGAGGAGGGGAACTCGAGTCATCATCAACTTGTGGTCTCTGCATCATGATGAGAAGGAATGGAAAAACCCAGAGCTCTTTGACCCAG GTCGGTTCCTGAACAGTGACGGCACAGGCCCGATCATCCCGTCACCCAGCTACCTGCCGTTCGGTGCTGGGATCAGGGTGTGCCTGGGCGAGGCCTTGGCTAAGATGGAGCTCTTCCTTTTCCTGTCCTGCATCTTACAGCGCTTCACCCTCTCCGTCCCAGCAGGCTACCCCCTGCCCAGTCTAGAGGGCAAGTTTGGTGTGGTCCTCCAGCCAGCCAAGTACAAGGTGAACGCCACACTCAGACCAGGCTGGGAGAGGGTCAAGAGCCAGCCATGTTGA